From a single Bryobacter aggregatus MPL3 genomic region:
- a CDS encoding efflux transporter outer membrane subunit, with product MRIVAGLVLALVLFSTGCKVGPTYTKPVVPAPIGYKEADGWKTAQPADAVLRGRWWELFEDTELSALEERVAVSNESLKAAEARFRQARSLITYSNAARFPTISTSPGTGGLRSSANRPGFPANLTSESSANLNLPFDLSYELDLWGKIRRTIDASRDAAQASAADVETARLSLQAELAYQYYELRAVEAQQRVLQDTVKALENLLQLTTNRYHGGISPKNDVAQATAQLESTRADLTETGVARAQLEHAIAVLTGQAPADFRLSGTPSPLKPPVVPVGIPAQLLERRPDIAAMERRTAEANEQIGIAKAAFYPTVRFGLSGGVQGTSMLNWFSWPSRMWAVGPTAMQTLFDAGRRKSVSESAQAAYDATVANYRQTTLTAFQQVEDNLSTLRILEKEAEQQSRAIAAAKESLALSTNRYQGGVDTYLQVLTAQTIALTSERRAIDIQRRQMGASVLLIKALGGGWDTSQLPKL from the coding sequence ATGAGAATCGTTGCAGGTCTGGTGTTGGCTTTGGTGCTGTTCAGCACGGGATGTAAGGTGGGGCCCACTTACACCAAGCCCGTGGTTCCGGCGCCGATTGGTTATAAAGAAGCCGATGGTTGGAAAACCGCACAACCAGCCGATGCGGTGCTGCGCGGCAGGTGGTGGGAGCTTTTTGAGGACACAGAGCTGAGCGCGCTGGAGGAGCGTGTGGCGGTTTCAAATGAGAGTCTGAAGGCGGCGGAGGCTCGCTTCCGGCAAGCACGTAGCTTGATCACCTATAGCAACGCGGCGCGTTTTCCAACGATCTCAACCTCACCGGGAACGGGTGGCCTCAGGAGCTCGGCGAACCGGCCAGGCTTTCCAGCGAATCTCACATCGGAGTCTTCAGCCAATCTGAATCTGCCCTTCGATCTCTCCTATGAGCTCGATCTTTGGGGCAAGATCCGGCGCACCATTGATGCCTCGCGGGATGCGGCACAGGCGAGTGCGGCCGATGTCGAAACTGCGCGGCTCAGCCTGCAGGCGGAGTTGGCTTATCAGTATTACGAACTGCGCGCTGTCGAAGCGCAGCAGCGCGTGCTGCAAGACACGGTGAAGGCGCTCGAGAACCTTCTGCAACTGACGACGAATCGCTATCACGGCGGCATCTCGCCGAAGAATGATGTCGCACAAGCCACTGCGCAACTGGAATCGACCCGTGCCGATCTGACGGAGACCGGTGTCGCCAGAGCGCAGTTGGAGCATGCCATCGCAGTCCTTACGGGTCAGGCGCCGGCAGACTTCCGGCTGAGTGGAACACCATCGCCGCTGAAACCACCGGTAGTGCCAGTCGGGATTCCGGCACAGTTGTTAGAACGGCGGCCCGACATTGCGGCCATGGAGCGCCGGACGGCGGAAGCGAATGAGCAGATCGGAATTGCGAAGGCGGCCTTCTATCCGACAGTTCGTTTTGGATTGTCGGGTGGTGTGCAGGGCACCTCGATGCTGAACTGGTTCAGTTGGCCCAGCCGGATGTGGGCTGTGGGTCCGACGGCGATGCAGACCTTGTTTGATGCGGGCCGGAGGAAGTCGGTGTCCGAGAGTGCGCAAGCCGCCTATGATGCGACGGTCGCCAACTATCGCCAGACAACGCTGACGGCCTTCCAGCAGGTGGAGGACAATCTCTCTACGCTCCGCATTCTGGAGAAAGAGGCGGAGCAGCAATCCCGCGCGATCGCTGCGGCGAAAGAATCGCTTGCCCTGTCGACGAATCGCTACCAGGGCGGCGTTGATACTTATCTGCAAGTGCTGACCGCGCAGACGATCGCACTCACCAGCGAGCGGCGGGCCATCGATATCCAGAGACGGCAGATGGGCGCGAGCGTGCTGCTGATCAAGGCGCTCGGCGGCGGGTGGGATACTTCGCAATTGCCAAAATTGTAG
- a CDS encoding aldo/keto reductase, whose product MKLNSYRSLGRSGLFVSPLALGALTFGTPRWGSPDDVSEAIFNAYIDAGGNFIDTADGYAKGRSEELVGEYITARGLRDQVVLATKFTFNTQPGNPNAGGNGRKNIHRALEASLRRLQTDYVDLYWLHAWDLITPVEEILQSLGDLVRAGKIRYFGFSDVPAWYAAKAATLASAHALHGPIALQLEYSLSERGIEREHVPAAREFGLGITPWSPLAAGFLAGKYTRNSSGQVAVGGGRLDLNLPSFQKFNERNWHVLGSLRKVAQEAGLPMARVALAWAAAQPGMTSLLLGVSKLEQLHDNLASLELQLSPAQLQALDEGSALEVIQPYTMFTPAKNRNILGGGSIVGWPLK is encoded by the coding sequence ATGAAACTCAATAGCTATCGCAGTCTTGGCCGATCGGGCCTGTTCGTCAGCCCACTGGCCTTGGGCGCTCTCACGTTTGGGACGCCCCGTTGGGGTTCTCCCGATGACGTCTCGGAAGCGATCTTTAACGCCTATATCGATGCCGGTGGCAATTTCATCGACACCGCCGACGGTTATGCCAAGGGCCGTAGTGAAGAGCTAGTCGGCGAATACATCACCGCACGCGGACTCCGCGACCAAGTAGTGCTGGCTACAAAATTCACCTTCAATACCCAACCCGGAAACCCGAATGCAGGAGGCAATGGACGCAAGAACATTCATCGCGCGCTCGAAGCCTCACTGCGCCGGCTCCAGACCGATTACGTCGATCTCTATTGGCTCCATGCCTGGGACCTCATAACGCCGGTCGAGGAGATTCTGCAGTCCCTAGGCGATCTGGTTCGCGCCGGTAAAATCCGTTACTTCGGCTTTTCGGACGTACCGGCCTGGTATGCGGCTAAGGCCGCGACACTCGCTTCCGCTCACGCGCTCCACGGCCCGATTGCACTCCAGTTGGAGTATTCTCTTTCCGAGCGCGGCATCGAGCGGGAGCATGTTCCTGCAGCCCGCGAGTTTGGCTTAGGCATCACACCCTGGAGCCCGCTCGCCGCTGGCTTTCTGGCCGGCAAGTACACGCGAAACAGCAGCGGCCAGGTGGCAGTTGGCGGAGGACGACTCGATCTGAACCTCCCCTCATTCCAGAAGTTCAATGAGCGAAACTGGCATGTACTGGGCAGCCTCCGTAAGGTGGCGCAAGAGGCAGGGCTTCCGATGGCGCGGGTGGCGCTGGCCTGGGCGGCAGCCCAGCCGGGCATGACCTCCCTCCTTTTGGGTGTCAGCAAGCTCGAACAGTTGCACGACAACCTCGCCTCGCTCGAACTGCAACTCAGCCCGGCACAACTGCAGGCCCTGGATGAAGGCAGCGCACTCGAAGTGATCCAGCCCTACACGATGTTTACGCCCGCAAAGAATCGGAACATCTTAGGAGGAGGCTCGATCGTAGGCTGGCCGCTGAAATAG
- a CDS encoding multidrug efflux RND transporter permease subunit has product MNISEPFIRKPVATTLLVVAIILAGMVSYRLLPVSPLPQVEFPTISVSAGLPGADPETMASSVATPLERQFGRIAAITEMTSSSSLGSTSLTIQFDLNRDIDAAARDVQAAINAARGYLPTNLPSNPTYRKVNPSDSPILILALTSDVLGRAQMYDAASTIMAQKLSQVNGVGQVVIGGSSLPGVRIELNPISLNKYGISLEQVRNIIAGANANTPKGHLSSGAHMWEVGANDQIFKAVDYEPLVIAYNNGAAVRISDIGNTVDSVEDLRNAGYANGKPCVLVIIFRQPGANIIETVDRIHAILPQLRSSIPQAINVQTAIDQTVTIRASVDDTQKTLILSVVLVVLVVFAFLRSPRATFIPSIAVPLSLLGTFAVMYLVGYSLDNLSLMALTISTGFVVDDAIVVIENITRYLEQGLPPFEAALQGAREVSATVFTISVSLIAVFIPLLLMGGIVGRLFREFAVTLSVAIAVSMAVSLTATPMMCAHLLKTEKEHGWMYRTSERAFDWIVRQYGRTLNIALRFQFLTLVILLLTIALNVYLFIRIPKGFFPQQDTGRIQGAITADQDISFQAMDKTLLPMINVVAADPAVQTVVGFTGGSTYNTARLFISLKPLDQRKISADLVINRLRPKLAHVPGATLYLQAAQDLRIGGRQSNAQYQFTLRGDNLADLNRFAPRLVDEFRTIPIITDVSSDQQNSGLQAKIEYDRITASRLGISAQVIDNTLYDIFGQRQVSTMYTALNQYHVVMEASPEFWQNPLFLRQFYVNPPTGNPVPLSAFSKLTTVTAPLTVAHQGLFPAVTLSFNLRPGVALGDAVEATTQASTRIGLPPTIQTQFAGAAQAYQDSLATEPYLIAAALITVYLILAMLYESCFHPITIISSLPAASVGALLALFWTNTDLSIIALIGIILLIGIVKKNAIMMVDFAIAAERIEGKNSYDSIVEACLLRFRPILMTTMAALLGALPLALGTGTGSELRRPLGITIIGGLILSQILTLYTTPVVYLYLDRFQKWSRHEAQ; this is encoded by the coding sequence ATGAATATCTCGGAGCCATTCATCCGCAAGCCCGTAGCCACCACACTCCTGGTGGTTGCGATCATCCTCGCCGGAATGGTTTCCTACCGCCTGCTCCCGGTCTCCCCGCTGCCACAAGTGGAGTTCCCCACCATCTCCGTCAGTGCGGGTTTGCCGGGTGCCGATCCTGAAACGATGGCCTCCTCGGTGGCCACTCCTCTCGAGCGGCAGTTCGGGCGCATTGCTGCCATCACGGAGATGACCTCATCGAGCTCTCTCGGCTCCACCAGCCTGACGATCCAGTTCGATCTCAACCGCGACATTGACGCCGCGGCGCGCGATGTACAGGCTGCCATCAATGCCGCGCGGGGCTATCTACCCACGAATCTTCCGAGCAACCCCACCTACCGCAAAGTGAACCCATCAGACTCACCGATTCTGATTCTGGCGCTCACCTCCGACGTCCTTGGCCGGGCCCAGATGTATGATGCAGCCTCGACAATCATGGCGCAGAAACTGTCCCAGGTGAATGGAGTCGGACAGGTGGTGATCGGAGGCAGCTCGCTGCCCGGTGTCCGGATCGAGCTGAATCCCATCAGCCTGAACAAGTATGGAATCAGCCTCGAGCAGGTGCGCAACATCATTGCCGGCGCCAATGCCAATACGCCCAAAGGGCATCTTTCCTCCGGCGCGCACATGTGGGAGGTGGGCGCCAATGACCAGATCTTCAAGGCAGTCGACTATGAGCCTCTTGTCATCGCCTACAACAATGGCGCGGCAGTCCGCATCTCCGATATCGGCAATACCGTAGACTCTGTCGAAGATCTGCGGAACGCCGGTTACGCCAACGGCAAGCCCTGTGTTCTAGTGATCATCTTCCGGCAACCGGGAGCCAACATCATCGAGACAGTAGACCGCATCCATGCGATCCTGCCGCAACTCCGTTCTTCGATTCCGCAGGCCATCAATGTACAAACCGCCATCGATCAGACGGTGACCATCCGGGCCTCCGTGGACGACACCCAGAAGACGCTGATTCTTTCCGTCGTGCTGGTGGTCCTTGTGGTGTTTGCCTTTCTGCGTAGCCCGCGCGCCACCTTCATTCCGAGCATTGCGGTTCCGCTCTCGCTGCTGGGCACCTTCGCCGTGATGTACCTGGTGGGCTACAGCCTCGACAATCTGTCGCTAATGGCGCTCACCATCTCGACGGGCTTTGTCGTCGACGACGCCATCGTCGTCATCGAGAACATCACCCGCTATCTGGAGCAAGGCCTGCCGCCCTTTGAGGCGGCGCTCCAGGGAGCACGGGAAGTCAGCGCGACGGTGTTCACCATCAGCGTGTCGCTCATCGCCGTCTTCATTCCCCTGCTGCTGATGGGCGGCATTGTCGGCCGTCTCTTTCGCGAGTTTGCTGTCACGCTCTCGGTTGCCATTGCGGTCTCGATGGCCGTCTCTCTGACAGCCACTCCGATGATGTGCGCCCATCTGCTGAAGACGGAAAAAGAGCATGGTTGGATGTATCGCACCAGCGAGCGAGCTTTCGATTGGATTGTCCGGCAATACGGTCGGACACTCAACATCGCACTCCGCTTTCAATTTCTCACCCTGGTCATCCTGCTCCTCACCATTGCTCTCAACGTCTATCTCTTCATCCGGATCCCCAAAGGCTTCTTTCCGCAACAGGATACCGGCCGTATCCAGGGAGCGATCACGGCCGACCAGGACATCTCCTTCCAGGCCATGGACAAGACTCTGCTTCCGATGATCAACGTCGTTGCCGCCGACCCCGCCGTCCAAACCGTTGTCGGCTTTACCGGAGGCAGCACTTACAACACGGCGCGGCTCTTCATCTCGCTGAAGCCTCTCGACCAACGCAAGATTTCCGCGGACCTGGTCATCAATCGTCTGAGGCCCAAGCTCGCCCACGTCCCGGGGGCCACACTCTATCTGCAGGCGGCCCAGGATCTCCGCATCGGAGGACGCCAGAGCAACGCGCAATATCAGTTCACGCTGCGCGGTGACAACCTGGCCGATCTGAACCGCTTTGCGCCCCGGCTGGTGGATGAGTTCCGGACGATTCCGATCATCACCGACGTCAGCAGCGACCAGCAGAACAGCGGCTTACAAGCCAAGATTGAATACGACCGGATCACCGCATCCCGTCTTGGTATCTCTGCTCAAGTCATCGACAACACCCTGTACGATATCTTTGGCCAACGCCAGGTTTCCACGATGTATACCGCGTTGAATCAGTATCACGTCGTGATGGAGGCCTCACCAGAGTTCTGGCAGAACCCGCTGTTTCTGCGCCAGTTCTATGTCAATCCACCGACAGGCAATCCGGTTCCACTCAGCGCCTTCTCAAAACTGACTACCGTCACCGCGCCACTGACCGTGGCCCACCAGGGTCTCTTTCCGGCGGTGACCCTCTCCTTCAATCTCAGGCCCGGCGTGGCCTTAGGCGATGCCGTAGAAGCGACCACACAAGCCAGCACGAGAATCGGTCTGCCTCCGACCATTCAAACCCAATTTGCCGGGGCAGCCCAAGCCTACCAGGATTCCCTCGCAACAGAACCCTATCTGATTGCCGCCGCACTGATCACGGTGTATCTCATCCTGGCGATGCTTTACGAAAGCTGCTTTCATCCCATCACCATCATTTCCAGCCTGCCCGCCGCCAGTGTCGGCGCCTTGCTGGCCCTCTTCTGGACCAACACCGATCTCAGCATCATTGCCTTGATCGGCATCATCCTGCTCATCGGCATCGTCAAGAAGAACGCGATCATGATGGTCGATTTCGCCATCGCCGCCGAGCGCATCGAGGGCAAGAACTCTTACGATTCGATTGTCGAAGCCTGCCTGCTGCGCTTCCGTCCCATCCTGATGACCACCATGGCCGCCTTGCTCGGCGCTCTGCCGCTAGCCCTCGGTACAGGCACGGGTTCGGAGCTTCGCCGCCCGCTCGGCATCACCATCATCGGCGGCTTGATCCTCAGCCAGATTCTGACGCTTTACACAACACCAGTTGTTTATCTGTATCTCGATCGCTTCCAGAAATGGTCGCGGCACGAAGCACAATAA
- a CDS encoding aldo/keto reductase: MTPCSRRRFLKTGLGVGAAVGLGAFPIAAAGGKATDWVTLGKSGVKVTRLAFGTGTMSGRVQRELGQDQFTRLVRHAYDNGIRFFETAESYGEMHKMLGVALKGLPRDSYRLMSKVTTRDGVDPQTKIDELRKLANTDYFDVMLLHYQHVATWPKDTARWQDGILEAKEKKAVVGQGASVHGLPALRQFPGNKWLEIAMIRMNHNGTRMDAEQYNTNGPGDVEEVTTRVKEVRTDGMGVISMKLIGEGAFTNRDDRQAAMRYAFRNAGVDSVTVGFKNKDEIDEAIENLNLALA, translated from the coding sequence ATGACCCCTTGCTCACGACGTAGATTTCTAAAGACTGGTCTCGGTGTTGGCGCCGCTGTAGGCTTGGGTGCGTTCCCCATTGCCGCTGCGGGCGGCAAGGCAACGGATTGGGTGACCCTTGGCAAATCTGGCGTGAAGGTGACCCGGCTAGCCTTCGGCACTGGAACGATGAGTGGCCGCGTACAGCGGGAACTGGGCCAGGATCAATTCACACGGCTGGTTCGCCATGCCTATGACAACGGCATTCGCTTTTTTGAGACGGCCGAGTCCTATGGCGAGATGCACAAGATGCTCGGCGTCGCATTGAAAGGGCTTCCGCGCGATAGCTACCGGCTGATGTCGAAAGTGACGACGCGTGATGGGGTGGATCCGCAAACGAAGATCGACGAACTGCGGAAGCTCGCAAACACCGACTACTTCGATGTCATGCTGCTGCACTACCAGCATGTCGCGACTTGGCCGAAGGACACGGCACGCTGGCAGGATGGAATCCTCGAGGCAAAAGAGAAGAAGGCGGTGGTGGGACAGGGCGCGTCGGTTCACGGCTTGCCCGCATTGCGCCAGTTCCCTGGCAACAAGTGGCTTGAGATTGCAATGATTCGGATGAATCATAACGGCACCAGGATGGATGCCGAGCAATACAACACGAATGGGCCGGGCGACGTCGAAGAGGTGACCACTCGGGTGAAGGAAGTGCGCACGGATGGAATGGGTGTCATCAGCATGAAGCTGATTGGAGAAGGCGCCTTCACCAATCGGGACGATCGCCAGGCGGCCATGCGTTATGCGTTCCGCAACGCCGGGGTCGATAGCGTCACGGTTGGATTCAAGAATAAGGATGAGATCGATGAAGCGATCGAGAATCTGAATCTGGCTCTGGCCTAA
- a CDS encoding efflux RND transporter periplasmic adaptor subunit: protein MSTSTSQAAPTVSKWLVLFVAAIAIIIGYFVYAGLHNRVSAEANLKTETERAAIATVNVVSPTAGAPMQEIVLPGNVQAFSDTPIYARTSGYLKAWHFDIGSHVKQGQLLAEIETPEVEKQLAQARAELATAQASLNLAKSTAERWQGLLQSNSVSRQETDEKIASLNVQRTSFDAVQSNVHRLEDLNSFQKIYAPFDGVITARNTDIGALIAAGVGTVAGKELFHLSAIQRLRIFVNVPQVYAAACRPGSIATLSLQEMPDKKFSAKLVRTANAIDPLARTLLTEFEMDNARGTVLPGAYVSVRLRLSEQTRAVTIPSTTLLFRGEGLRVAVVHNGQADLVPITIGRDFGDAVEVLSGLTPDAKLITNPADSLTSGTKVRIVQ, encoded by the coding sequence ATGAGTACGTCGACATCTCAAGCCGCGCCTACGGTCAGCAAATGGTTGGTTCTGTTTGTGGCGGCGATTGCCATCATCATTGGATATTTCGTCTATGCCGGCCTTCACAATCGTGTCTCCGCGGAAGCAAATCTGAAGACCGAGACGGAGCGCGCCGCGATCGCCACCGTCAATGTGGTGAGCCCAACGGCTGGAGCACCGATGCAGGAAATCGTCCTTCCGGGGAACGTGCAGGCCTTTAGCGACACGCCCATCTACGCGCGCACCAGTGGCTACTTGAAGGCATGGCATTTTGATATCGGCTCTCATGTGAAGCAAGGCCAGTTGCTGGCCGAGATTGAAACGCCGGAAGTGGAAAAGCAATTGGCGCAAGCGCGAGCCGAATTGGCTACGGCTCAAGCGAGCTTGAATCTGGCGAAATCGACGGCCGAACGATGGCAAGGGCTGCTGCAGTCCAACTCGGTTTCCCGCCAGGAAACCGACGAAAAGATCGCGAGTCTGAATGTCCAAAGAACGAGCTTTGACGCGGTCCAATCGAACGTACACCGTTTGGAAGATCTGAACTCCTTTCAGAAGATTTACGCGCCTTTCGATGGCGTCATCACGGCACGTAACACCGATATCGGCGCTCTCATTGCTGCCGGTGTGGGGACTGTGGCGGGCAAAGAACTCTTTCATCTGTCCGCCATCCAGAGACTGCGTATCTTTGTGAATGTGCCGCAGGTCTATGCCGCCGCTTGCCGTCCGGGATCGATCGCCACACTCTCTCTGCAGGAGATGCCGGATAAGAAATTCAGTGCGAAGCTCGTGCGAACCGCGAACGCCATCGACCCGCTTGCGCGCACCTTGCTGACGGAATTTGAAATGGACAATGCGCGAGGTACGGTGCTGCCGGGAGCTTATGTTTCCGTACGGCTCCGTCTCTCCGAGCAGACCCGTGCCGTGACAATCCCTTCCACGACGCTACTCTTTCGTGGAGAAGGCCTACGCGTTGCCGTCGTACACAATGGACAGGCCGACCTTGTGCCGATCACCATTGGCCGCGACTTTGGCGATGCGGTGGAGGTCCTTTCCGGACTGACTCCCGATGCAAAACTGATCACGAATCCAGCCGATTCGCTAACGAGCGGAACAAAGGTCCGCATTGTCCAATGA